GGGCGTCGTAAGCGTTGGAGACCCTGCGTGGAGTGCCGGCATTCGGCCGGGTGACAAGCTCCTAAGCATCAACGGTAAAGAGCTTGAGCAGTGGAGCGATGTCATCAAGAGCGTTGGCTCTCGGCCGGATGAAGAGCTCATTGTTGAATATGAACGCGCCGGAACCGTTTACAGCACGAAGATTAGAGCCCGCGGTGAAGACGGTGAAAATGTTTACCGTGAAAAACAGCGGCGCGGTAAAATTGGTATTCTGAACTTCTTTATCAAACCTGAAGTAGCTATCCTCGACGAAGAGAGTCCAGCGCATCGGGCGGGGGTTAAGTCAGGTGATTTGATTACGCATGTGGCCGACGTACCTGTGGAAGCGTGGCACGAAGTACGCCAGGCTCTGATGAAGATTCCCGCAGGATCAGCACTAACGATTGCAGTCCTTCGCAACAATGAGCCGATGACGTTTACGCTCTCTCCCGATGTTCAACCGGCAGAGATGCCAGTGGGACTATTAAGCTCGGCGGATATGGCCGGCGGCTACACAGGACTCGTTTCCAGGGAAGTTGTTGTTAATAAGCTCGACGAGGATACCCCCGCAGCCCATGCCGGTTTGCGAGTCGGTGACCGCTTGGTCAAAGTTTCGATGAAATCCGCAGATGGTGCATTTATTGAACGTCCCATCGGTGTGTGGAGTACAGACCTCGCTTCGTTCCAGGGCTCAGATGCACGCAACGAATTTACGTTAAGAGTTCAAAGAGGGCGTGAGTTTATCACCACACAGGTTAAGCTGGCCTCTGAAGAGCTGACCGATGATTTTAAGAATGTCCGTACACGTTATATCTTCGGTGCATTCAATGACCGAACGCTT
This Deltaproteobacteria bacterium DNA region includes the following protein-coding sequences:
- a CDS encoding PDZ domain-containing protein, with product MEFIQNFGYFIVFIGSLVFFHELGHFLVAKFFDVKVLSFSLGFGPELFSFRRGETTYRVALLPLGGYVKMVGELPGMDMDPEDLPRALTSKPLWQRTAVVAAGPIANFLLALVVYFGMFFGAHTFADTKLGVVSVGDPAWSAGIRPGDKLLSINGKELEQWSDVIKSVGSRPDEELIVEYERAGTVYSTKIRARGEDGENVYREKQRRGKIGILNFFIKPEVAILDEESPAHRAGVKSGDLITHVADVPVEAWHEVRQALMKIPAGSALTIAVLRNNEPMTFTLSPDVQPAEMPVGLLSSADMAGGYTGLVSREVVVNKLDEDTPAAHAGLRVGDRLVKVSMKSADGAFIERPIGVWSTDLASFQGSDARNEFTLRVQRGREFITTQVKLASEELTDDFKNVRTRYIFGAFNDRTLFEPYRLEKDLGYGEALMFAGRQVFQDMSLITEGMSKLATGVVPLADLGGPIMLWVIAEKSARKSLHDYLRWLAVISVNLGLLNLMPIPVLDGGHLLMFGIEAVRRRPPSVKVREISNLVGMVFLLFLMVIVFSNDIMRFIIP